Proteins from a single region of Ailuropoda melanoleuca isolate Jingjing chromosome 15, ASM200744v2, whole genome shotgun sequence:
- the AGAP2 gene encoding arf-GAP with GTPase, ANK repeat and PH domain-containing protein 2 isoform X2, whose product MSRGAGALQRRTTTYLISLTLVKLESVPPPPPSPSAAAAGAPGTRGAETGDPGSPRGAEEPGKKRHERLFHRQDALWISTSSSGAGGAEPPALSPAPASPARPVSPAPGRRLSLWAAPPGPPLSGGLSPDPKPGGAPTSRRPLLSSPSWGGPEPEGRAGGGIPGSSSPHPGTGSRRLKVAPPPPAPKPCKTVTTSGAKAGGGKGAGSRLSWPESEGKPRVKGSKSSAGTGASAAAAAGGGGAAAATSGGVGAGSGARGKLSPRKGKSKTLDNSDLHPGPPAGSPPPLTLPATPAPAAAVTAASAQPTGPAPPITLEPPAPGLKRGREGGRASTRDRKMLKFISGIFTKSTGGPPGSGPPPGPPGLSSGSGSRELLGTELRASPKAVVNSQEWTLSRSIPELRLGVLGDARSGKSSLIHRFLTGSYQVLEKTESDQHKKEMLVDGQTHLVLIREEAGAPDAKFSGWADAVILVFSLEDENSFQAVSRLHGQLSSLRGEGRGGLALALVGTQDRISASSPRVVGDARARALCADMKRCSYYETCATYGLNVDRVFQEVAQKVVTLRKQQQLLAACKSLPSSPSHSAASTPVAGQASNGGHTSDYSSSLPSSPNVGHRELRAEAAAVAGLSTPGSLHRAAKRRTSLFANRRGSDSEKRSLDSRGETTGSGRAIPIKQSFLLKRSGNSLNKEWKKKYVTLSSNGFLLYHPSINDYIHSTHGKEMDLLRTTVKVPGKRPPRAISAFGPSASINGLVKDMSTVQMGEGPEATTPTPSPSPSPSSLQPPPDQTSKHLLKPDRNLARALSTDCTPSGDLSPLSREPPPSPMVKKQRRKKLTTPSKTEGSAGQAEEENFEFLIVSSTGQTWHFEAASFEERDAWVQAIESQILASLQCCESSKVKLRTDSQSEAVAIQAIRNAKGNSICVDCGAPNPTWASLNLGALICIECSGIHRNLGTHLSRVRSLDLDDWPRELTLVLTAIGNDMANRVWESDTRGRTKPTRDSSREERESWIRAKYEQLLFLAPLGTPEEPLGRQLWAAVQAQDVAAVLLLLAHARHGPLDTSVEDPQLRSPLHLAAELAHVVITQLLLWYGADVAARDAQGHTALFYARQAGSQLCADILLQHGCPGEGGSTVTTPSAATTPSITATPSPRRRSSAASMGRADAPVALV is encoded by the exons ATGAGCCGGGGCGCGGGCGCGCTTCAGCGCCGGACAACGACCTACCTCATCTCGCTGACCCTGGTCAAGCTCGAGTCGGTGCCTCCGCCGCCGCCTTCTCCGTCTGCGGCCGCCGCCGGCGCCCCCGGAACCAGAGGTGCCGAGACCGGGGATCCTGGCAGCCCCCGAGGCGCGGAGGAGCCGGGCAAGAAGCGGCACGAGCGTCTCTTCCACCGGCAGGATGCGCTGTGGATCAGCACGAGCAGCTCGGGCGCCGGGGGCGCCGAGCCCCCCGCCCTGTCCCCGGCTCCGGCCAGTCCGGCCCGCCCGGTCTCCCCCGCTCCCGGCCGCCGCCTCTCCCTTTGGGCCGCCCCTCCGGGGCCCCCGCTCTCCGGGGGGCTGAGCCCTGACCCCAAGCCCGGGGGCGCCCCCACCTCCCGGCGCCCCTTGCTCAGTAGCCCGAGCTGGGGGGGTCCGGAACCTGAAGGCCGGGCGGGCGGCGGCATCCCAGGCTCGTCCTCCCCGCACCCCGGCACGGGCAGTCGGAGGCTCAAGGTGGCGCCTCCTCCGCCGGCTCCCAAGCCTTGCAAGACCGTAACCACGAGTGGCGCCAAAGCCGGCGGGGGCAAGGGCGCGGGTAGCCGCCTGTCATGGCCAGAAAGCGAAGGCAAGCCCAGGGTCAAGGGGTCAAAGAGCAGCGCCGGGACTGGAGCttctgccgccgccgccgccgggggAGGAGGAGCGGCAGCCGCGACCTCTGGTGGGGTCGGGGCTGGGTCGGGAGCCCGAGGGAAGCTGTCCCCTCGGAAAGGCAAGAGTAAGACCTTGGACAACAGTGACTTGCACCCGGGACCGCCTGCTGGCTCTCCTCCTCCGCTAACCCTCCCAGCAACCCCGGCTCCAGCCGCTGCTGTCACCGCCGCCTCCGCGCAGCCCACTGGGCCTGCACCTCCAATCACTCTGGAGCCTCCAGCTCCAGGGCTGAAACGGGGCCGGGAGGGGGGCCGAGCATCCACTCGAGATCGCAAGATGCTCAAGTTTATCAGCGGCATCTTCACCAAGAGCACAGGGGGCCCCCCTGGCTCCGGGCCCCCTCCTGGACCCCCGGGCCTGTCTTCTGGCAGCGGGTCCAGGGAgctgctgggcacagagctccGCGCCTCCCCTA AGGCTGTGGTCAATAGCCAGGAATGGACTTTGAGCCGCTCCATTCCTGAACTGCGCCTG GGTGTGCTAGGTGACGCCAGGAGTGGGAAGTCATCGCTCATCCACCGATTCTTGACCGGTTCCTACCAAGTGCTGGAGAAGACAGAAA GTGACCAGCACAAGAAAGAGATGTTGGTGGATGGACAGACTCATCTGGTGTTGATCCGAGAGGAAGCTGGGGCACCTGATGCCAAG TTCTCAGGCTGGGCAGATGCTGTCATCTTGGTCTTCAGCCTGGAGGACGAAAACAGTTTCCAGGCCGTGAGCCGTCTCCATGGGCAGCTGAGTTCCCTTAGGGGGGAAGGACGAGGAGGCCTGGCACTGGCCCTGGTGGGGACACAAG ACAGGATTAGTGCTTCCTCCCCTCGAGTGGTGGGCGATGCTCGTGCCAGGGCTCTGTGCGCAGATATGAAGCGCTGTAGCTACTATGAGACGTGTGCGACCTACGGGCTCAATGTGGACCGCGTCTTCCAGGAGG tGGCCCAGAAGGTGGTGACCTTAAGAAAACAGCAACAGCTTCTGGCTGCCTGTAagtccctgcccagctccccgAGCCACTCGGCTGCTTCCACTCCTGTAGCTGGGCAG GCTAGCAATGGGGGCCACACTAGCGACTActcttcttccctcccatccTCACCCAATGTTGGTCACCGGGAGCTCCGAGCTGAGGCAGCTGCGGTGGCTGGATTGAGCACCCCGGGGTCCCTGCACCGGGCAGCCAAGCGCAGGACCAGCCTTTTCGCG AATCGTCGGGGCAGTGATTCTGAGAAGCGGAGTTTGGACAGTCGGGGAGAGACAACGGGGAGTGGGCGAGCCATCCCCATCAAACAG AGCTTCTTACTGAAGCGAAGTGGCAACTCCTTGAAcaaagaatggaagaagaaatatgtGACCCTGTCCAGTAATGGCTTCCTTCTCTACCACCCCAGCATTAAT GATTACATCCACAGTACCCACGGCAAGGAGATGGACTTGCTACGAACAACAGTCAAAGTCCCTGGCAAGAGGCCCCCAAGAGCCATCTCTGCTTTTGGCCCCTCGGCCAGCATCAATGGGTTGGTCAAGGACATGAGCACTGTGCAGATGGGTGAAGGTCCTG AAGCCACCACTCCCACCCCAAGCCCAAGCCCCAGCCCCAGTTCCCTGCAGCCACCACCAGACCAGACATCCAAGCACCTGCTGAAGCCAGACCGGAATTTGGCCCGAGCCCTCAGCACCG ACTGTACCCCATCTGGAGACCTGAGCCCCCTGAGTCGGGAACCCCCTCCTTCTCCCATGGTGAAgaagcagaggaggaaaaaattgaCAACACCCTCCAAGACTGAAGGCTCGGCTGGGCAGGCTGAAG aggAAAACTTCGAATTCCTGATCGTGTCCAGCACTGGTCAGACGTGGCACTTTGAGGCAGCCAGTTTTGAGGAGCGGGATGCCTGGGTCCAGGCCATCGAAAGTCAGATCCTAGCCAGTCTGCAATGCTGTGAGAGCAGCAAGGTCAAG CTGCGCACAGACAGCCAAAGTGAAGCGGTGGCCATCCAGGCGATCCGGAACGCCAAGGGGAACTCTATCTGCGTGGATTGTGGGGCCCCCA ACCCCACATGGGCCAGTTTGAACCTGGGCGCACTCATCTGCATCGAGTGTTCTGGCATTCACCGGAACCTGGGCACACACCTGTCCCGCGTTCGCTCGCTGGACTTGGACGACTGGCCTCGGGAGCTGACCCTGGTGCTGACAGCCATTGGCAACGACATGGCCAACCGCGTGTGGGAGAGCGACACACGGGGCCGCACCAAACCCACGCGGGACTCTTCGAG GGAGGAGCGTGAATCGTGGATTCGCGCCAAGTACGAGCAGCTGCTATTCCTGGCGCCGCTGGGCACTCCGGAGGAACCGCTGGGCCGCCAGCTGTGGGCCGCGGTGCAGGCCCAGGACGTGGCCGCCGTTCTCCTGCTTCTGGCCCATGCGCGACACGGGCCGCTCGACACCAGCGTAGAGGACCCGCAGCTTCGCTCCCCCCTTCACCTGGCAGCCGAGCTCGCCCACGTTGTCATCACGCAGCTGCTGTTGTGG TACGGCGCCGACGTGGCCGCCCGCGACGCACAGGGCCACACGGCGCTGTTCTACGCCCGCCAGGCTGGAAGCCAGCTGTGCGCCGACATCCTTCTCCAGCACGGCTGCCCGGGTGAGGGCGGCAGCACCGTCACCACCCCCAGCGCAGCCACCACCCCCAGCATCACCGCCACGCCCAGCCCCCGCCGCCGGAGCAGCGCCGCCAGCATGGGCCGCGCCGACGCCCCCGTCGCGCTGGTATAG
- the AGAP2 gene encoding arf-GAP with GTPase, ANK repeat and PH domain-containing protein 2 isoform X1, producing MSRGAGALQRRTTTYLISLTLVKLESVPPPPPSPSAAAAGAPGTRGAETGDPGSPRGAEEPGKKRHERLFHRQDALWISTSSSGAGGAEPPALSPAPASPARPVSPAPGRRLSLWAAPPGPPLSGGLSPDPKPGGAPTSRRPLLSSPSWGGPEPEGRAGGGIPGSSSPHPGTGSRRLKVAPPPPAPKPCKTVTTSGAKAGGGKGAGSRLSWPESEGKPRVKGSKSSAGTGASAAAAAGGGGAAAATSGGVGAGSGARGKLSPRKGKSKTLDNSDLHPGPPAGSPPPLTLPATPAPAAAVTAASAQPTGPAPPITLEPPAPGLKRGREGGRASTRDRKMLKFISGIFTKSTGGPPGSGPPPGPPGLSSGSGSRELLGTELRASPKAVVNSQEWTLSRSIPELRLGVLGDARSGKSSLIHRFLTGSYQVLEKTESDQHKKEMLVDGQTHLVLIREEAGAPDAKFSGWADAVILVFSLEDENSFQAVSRLHGQLSSLRGEGRGGLALALVGTQDRISASSPRVVGDARARALCADMKRCSYYETCATYGLNVDRVFQEVAQKVVTLRKQQQLLAACKSLPSSPSHSAASTPVAGQASNGGHTSDYSSSLPSSPNVGHRELRAEAAAVAGLSTPGSLHRAAKRRTSLFANRRGSDSEKRSLDSRGETTGSGRAIPIKQSFLLKRSGNSLNKEWKKKYVTLSSNGFLLYHPSINDYIHSTHGKEMDLLRTTVKVPGKRPPRAISAFGPSASINGLVKDMSTVQMGEGPEATTPTPSPSPSPSSLQPPPDQTSKHLLKPDRNLARALSTDCTPSGDLSPLSREPPPSPMVKKQRRKKLTTPSKTEGSAGQAEAKRKMWKLKSFGSLRNIYKAEENFEFLIVSSTGQTWHFEAASFEERDAWVQAIESQILASLQCCESSKVKLRTDSQSEAVAIQAIRNAKGNSICVDCGAPNPTWASLNLGALICIECSGIHRNLGTHLSRVRSLDLDDWPRELTLVLTAIGNDMANRVWESDTRGRTKPTRDSSREERESWIRAKYEQLLFLAPLGTPEEPLGRQLWAAVQAQDVAAVLLLLAHARHGPLDTSVEDPQLRSPLHLAAELAHVVITQLLLWYGADVAARDAQGHTALFYARQAGSQLCADILLQHGCPGEGGSTVTTPSAATTPSITATPSPRRRSSAASMGRADAPVALV from the exons ATGAGCCGGGGCGCGGGCGCGCTTCAGCGCCGGACAACGACCTACCTCATCTCGCTGACCCTGGTCAAGCTCGAGTCGGTGCCTCCGCCGCCGCCTTCTCCGTCTGCGGCCGCCGCCGGCGCCCCCGGAACCAGAGGTGCCGAGACCGGGGATCCTGGCAGCCCCCGAGGCGCGGAGGAGCCGGGCAAGAAGCGGCACGAGCGTCTCTTCCACCGGCAGGATGCGCTGTGGATCAGCACGAGCAGCTCGGGCGCCGGGGGCGCCGAGCCCCCCGCCCTGTCCCCGGCTCCGGCCAGTCCGGCCCGCCCGGTCTCCCCCGCTCCCGGCCGCCGCCTCTCCCTTTGGGCCGCCCCTCCGGGGCCCCCGCTCTCCGGGGGGCTGAGCCCTGACCCCAAGCCCGGGGGCGCCCCCACCTCCCGGCGCCCCTTGCTCAGTAGCCCGAGCTGGGGGGGTCCGGAACCTGAAGGCCGGGCGGGCGGCGGCATCCCAGGCTCGTCCTCCCCGCACCCCGGCACGGGCAGTCGGAGGCTCAAGGTGGCGCCTCCTCCGCCGGCTCCCAAGCCTTGCAAGACCGTAACCACGAGTGGCGCCAAAGCCGGCGGGGGCAAGGGCGCGGGTAGCCGCCTGTCATGGCCAGAAAGCGAAGGCAAGCCCAGGGTCAAGGGGTCAAAGAGCAGCGCCGGGACTGGAGCttctgccgccgccgccgccgggggAGGAGGAGCGGCAGCCGCGACCTCTGGTGGGGTCGGGGCTGGGTCGGGAGCCCGAGGGAAGCTGTCCCCTCGGAAAGGCAAGAGTAAGACCTTGGACAACAGTGACTTGCACCCGGGACCGCCTGCTGGCTCTCCTCCTCCGCTAACCCTCCCAGCAACCCCGGCTCCAGCCGCTGCTGTCACCGCCGCCTCCGCGCAGCCCACTGGGCCTGCACCTCCAATCACTCTGGAGCCTCCAGCTCCAGGGCTGAAACGGGGCCGGGAGGGGGGCCGAGCATCCACTCGAGATCGCAAGATGCTCAAGTTTATCAGCGGCATCTTCACCAAGAGCACAGGGGGCCCCCCTGGCTCCGGGCCCCCTCCTGGACCCCCGGGCCTGTCTTCTGGCAGCGGGTCCAGGGAgctgctgggcacagagctccGCGCCTCCCCTA AGGCTGTGGTCAATAGCCAGGAATGGACTTTGAGCCGCTCCATTCCTGAACTGCGCCTG GGTGTGCTAGGTGACGCCAGGAGTGGGAAGTCATCGCTCATCCACCGATTCTTGACCGGTTCCTACCAAGTGCTGGAGAAGACAGAAA GTGACCAGCACAAGAAAGAGATGTTGGTGGATGGACAGACTCATCTGGTGTTGATCCGAGAGGAAGCTGGGGCACCTGATGCCAAG TTCTCAGGCTGGGCAGATGCTGTCATCTTGGTCTTCAGCCTGGAGGACGAAAACAGTTTCCAGGCCGTGAGCCGTCTCCATGGGCAGCTGAGTTCCCTTAGGGGGGAAGGACGAGGAGGCCTGGCACTGGCCCTGGTGGGGACACAAG ACAGGATTAGTGCTTCCTCCCCTCGAGTGGTGGGCGATGCTCGTGCCAGGGCTCTGTGCGCAGATATGAAGCGCTGTAGCTACTATGAGACGTGTGCGACCTACGGGCTCAATGTGGACCGCGTCTTCCAGGAGG tGGCCCAGAAGGTGGTGACCTTAAGAAAACAGCAACAGCTTCTGGCTGCCTGTAagtccctgcccagctccccgAGCCACTCGGCTGCTTCCACTCCTGTAGCTGGGCAG GCTAGCAATGGGGGCCACACTAGCGACTActcttcttccctcccatccTCACCCAATGTTGGTCACCGGGAGCTCCGAGCTGAGGCAGCTGCGGTGGCTGGATTGAGCACCCCGGGGTCCCTGCACCGGGCAGCCAAGCGCAGGACCAGCCTTTTCGCG AATCGTCGGGGCAGTGATTCTGAGAAGCGGAGTTTGGACAGTCGGGGAGAGACAACGGGGAGTGGGCGAGCCATCCCCATCAAACAG AGCTTCTTACTGAAGCGAAGTGGCAACTCCTTGAAcaaagaatggaagaagaaatatgtGACCCTGTCCAGTAATGGCTTCCTTCTCTACCACCCCAGCATTAAT GATTACATCCACAGTACCCACGGCAAGGAGATGGACTTGCTACGAACAACAGTCAAAGTCCCTGGCAAGAGGCCCCCAAGAGCCATCTCTGCTTTTGGCCCCTCGGCCAGCATCAATGGGTTGGTCAAGGACATGAGCACTGTGCAGATGGGTGAAGGTCCTG AAGCCACCACTCCCACCCCAAGCCCAAGCCCCAGCCCCAGTTCCCTGCAGCCACCACCAGACCAGACATCCAAGCACCTGCTGAAGCCAGACCGGAATTTGGCCCGAGCCCTCAGCACCG ACTGTACCCCATCTGGAGACCTGAGCCCCCTGAGTCGGGAACCCCCTCCTTCTCCCATGGTGAAgaagcagaggaggaaaaaattgaCAACACCCTCCAAGACTGAAGGCTCGGCTGGGCAGGCTGAAG CCAAGCGCAAAATGTGGAAACTAAAATCCTTTGgtagtttaagaaatatttataaagcag aggAAAACTTCGAATTCCTGATCGTGTCCAGCACTGGTCAGACGTGGCACTTTGAGGCAGCCAGTTTTGAGGAGCGGGATGCCTGGGTCCAGGCCATCGAAAGTCAGATCCTAGCCAGTCTGCAATGCTGTGAGAGCAGCAAGGTCAAG CTGCGCACAGACAGCCAAAGTGAAGCGGTGGCCATCCAGGCGATCCGGAACGCCAAGGGGAACTCTATCTGCGTGGATTGTGGGGCCCCCA ACCCCACATGGGCCAGTTTGAACCTGGGCGCACTCATCTGCATCGAGTGTTCTGGCATTCACCGGAACCTGGGCACACACCTGTCCCGCGTTCGCTCGCTGGACTTGGACGACTGGCCTCGGGAGCTGACCCTGGTGCTGACAGCCATTGGCAACGACATGGCCAACCGCGTGTGGGAGAGCGACACACGGGGCCGCACCAAACCCACGCGGGACTCTTCGAG GGAGGAGCGTGAATCGTGGATTCGCGCCAAGTACGAGCAGCTGCTATTCCTGGCGCCGCTGGGCACTCCGGAGGAACCGCTGGGCCGCCAGCTGTGGGCCGCGGTGCAGGCCCAGGACGTGGCCGCCGTTCTCCTGCTTCTGGCCCATGCGCGACACGGGCCGCTCGACACCAGCGTAGAGGACCCGCAGCTTCGCTCCCCCCTTCACCTGGCAGCCGAGCTCGCCCACGTTGTCATCACGCAGCTGCTGTTGTGG TACGGCGCCGACGTGGCCGCCCGCGACGCACAGGGCCACACGGCGCTGTTCTACGCCCGCCAGGCTGGAAGCCAGCTGTGCGCCGACATCCTTCTCCAGCACGGCTGCCCGGGTGAGGGCGGCAGCACCGTCACCACCCCCAGCGCAGCCACCACCCCCAGCATCACCGCCACGCCCAGCCCCCGCCGCCGGAGCAGCGCCGCCAGCATGGGCCGCGCCGACGCCCCCGTCGCGCTGGTATAG
- the AGAP2 gene encoding arf-GAP with GTPase, ANK repeat and PH domain-containing protein 2 isoform X3 gives MHAQRQLAVAAVRAEVRRHEVAKQSLSRLRKLTERVGDPELRDSIQASLDSVQEAVVNSQEWTLSRSIPELRLGVLGDARSGKSSLIHRFLTGSYQVLEKTESDQHKKEMLVDGQTHLVLIREEAGAPDAKFSGWADAVILVFSLEDENSFQAVSRLHGQLSSLRGEGRGGLALALVGTQDRISASSPRVVGDARARALCADMKRCSYYETCATYGLNVDRVFQEVAQKVVTLRKQQQLLAACKSLPSSPSHSAASTPVAGQASNGGHTSDYSSSLPSSPNVGHRELRAEAAAVAGLSTPGSLHRAAKRRTSLFANRRGSDSEKRSLDSRGETTGSGRAIPIKQSFLLKRSGNSLNKEWKKKYVTLSSNGFLLYHPSINDYIHSTHGKEMDLLRTTVKVPGKRPPRAISAFGPSASINGLVKDMSTVQMGEGPEATTPTPSPSPSPSSLQPPPDQTSKHLLKPDRNLARALSTDCTPSGDLSPLSREPPPSPMVKKQRRKKLTTPSKTEGSAGQAEEENFEFLIVSSTGQTWHFEAASFEERDAWVQAIESQILASLQCCESSKVKLRTDSQSEAVAIQAIRNAKGNSICVDCGAPNPTWASLNLGALICIECSGIHRNLGTHLSRVRSLDLDDWPRELTLVLTAIGNDMANRVWESDTRGRTKPTRDSSREERESWIRAKYEQLLFLAPLGTPEEPLGRQLWAAVQAQDVAAVLLLLAHARHGPLDTSVEDPQLRSPLHLAAELAHVVITQLLLWYGADVAARDAQGHTALFYARQAGSQLCADILLQHGCPGEGGSTVTTPSAATTPSITATPSPRRRSSAASMGRADAPVALV, from the exons ATGCATGCCCAGAGGCAGTTGGCTGTCGCTGCAGTGAGAGCAGAAGTCAGACGACACGAGGTGGCCAAGCAGTCTCTAAGCCGCCTCAGGAAGCTGACAGAGAGGGTGGGTGATCCTGAACTTCGGGACAGCATCCAGGCCTCACTGGACAGTGTGCAAG AGGCTGTGGTCAATAGCCAGGAATGGACTTTGAGCCGCTCCATTCCTGAACTGCGCCTG GGTGTGCTAGGTGACGCCAGGAGTGGGAAGTCATCGCTCATCCACCGATTCTTGACCGGTTCCTACCAAGTGCTGGAGAAGACAGAAA GTGACCAGCACAAGAAAGAGATGTTGGTGGATGGACAGACTCATCTGGTGTTGATCCGAGAGGAAGCTGGGGCACCTGATGCCAAG TTCTCAGGCTGGGCAGATGCTGTCATCTTGGTCTTCAGCCTGGAGGACGAAAACAGTTTCCAGGCCGTGAGCCGTCTCCATGGGCAGCTGAGTTCCCTTAGGGGGGAAGGACGAGGAGGCCTGGCACTGGCCCTGGTGGGGACACAAG ACAGGATTAGTGCTTCCTCCCCTCGAGTGGTGGGCGATGCTCGTGCCAGGGCTCTGTGCGCAGATATGAAGCGCTGTAGCTACTATGAGACGTGTGCGACCTACGGGCTCAATGTGGACCGCGTCTTCCAGGAGG tGGCCCAGAAGGTGGTGACCTTAAGAAAACAGCAACAGCTTCTGGCTGCCTGTAagtccctgcccagctccccgAGCCACTCGGCTGCTTCCACTCCTGTAGCTGGGCAG GCTAGCAATGGGGGCCACACTAGCGACTActcttcttccctcccatccTCACCCAATGTTGGTCACCGGGAGCTCCGAGCTGAGGCAGCTGCGGTGGCTGGATTGAGCACCCCGGGGTCCCTGCACCGGGCAGCCAAGCGCAGGACCAGCCTTTTCGCG AATCGTCGGGGCAGTGATTCTGAGAAGCGGAGTTTGGACAGTCGGGGAGAGACAACGGGGAGTGGGCGAGCCATCCCCATCAAACAG AGCTTCTTACTGAAGCGAAGTGGCAACTCCTTGAAcaaagaatggaagaagaaatatgtGACCCTGTCCAGTAATGGCTTCCTTCTCTACCACCCCAGCATTAAT GATTACATCCACAGTACCCACGGCAAGGAGATGGACTTGCTACGAACAACAGTCAAAGTCCCTGGCAAGAGGCCCCCAAGAGCCATCTCTGCTTTTGGCCCCTCGGCCAGCATCAATGGGTTGGTCAAGGACATGAGCACTGTGCAGATGGGTGAAGGTCCTG AAGCCACCACTCCCACCCCAAGCCCAAGCCCCAGCCCCAGTTCCCTGCAGCCACCACCAGACCAGACATCCAAGCACCTGCTGAAGCCAGACCGGAATTTGGCCCGAGCCCTCAGCACCG ACTGTACCCCATCTGGAGACCTGAGCCCCCTGAGTCGGGAACCCCCTCCTTCTCCCATGGTGAAgaagcagaggaggaaaaaattgaCAACACCCTCCAAGACTGAAGGCTCGGCTGGGCAGGCTGAAG aggAAAACTTCGAATTCCTGATCGTGTCCAGCACTGGTCAGACGTGGCACTTTGAGGCAGCCAGTTTTGAGGAGCGGGATGCCTGGGTCCAGGCCATCGAAAGTCAGATCCTAGCCAGTCTGCAATGCTGTGAGAGCAGCAAGGTCAAG CTGCGCACAGACAGCCAAAGTGAAGCGGTGGCCATCCAGGCGATCCGGAACGCCAAGGGGAACTCTATCTGCGTGGATTGTGGGGCCCCCA ACCCCACATGGGCCAGTTTGAACCTGGGCGCACTCATCTGCATCGAGTGTTCTGGCATTCACCGGAACCTGGGCACACACCTGTCCCGCGTTCGCTCGCTGGACTTGGACGACTGGCCTCGGGAGCTGACCCTGGTGCTGACAGCCATTGGCAACGACATGGCCAACCGCGTGTGGGAGAGCGACACACGGGGCCGCACCAAACCCACGCGGGACTCTTCGAG GGAGGAGCGTGAATCGTGGATTCGCGCCAAGTACGAGCAGCTGCTATTCCTGGCGCCGCTGGGCACTCCGGAGGAACCGCTGGGCCGCCAGCTGTGGGCCGCGGTGCAGGCCCAGGACGTGGCCGCCGTTCTCCTGCTTCTGGCCCATGCGCGACACGGGCCGCTCGACACCAGCGTAGAGGACCCGCAGCTTCGCTCCCCCCTTCACCTGGCAGCCGAGCTCGCCCACGTTGTCATCACGCAGCTGCTGTTGTGG TACGGCGCCGACGTGGCCGCCCGCGACGCACAGGGCCACACGGCGCTGTTCTACGCCCGCCAGGCTGGAAGCCAGCTGTGCGCCGACATCCTTCTCCAGCACGGCTGCCCGGGTGAGGGCGGCAGCACCGTCACCACCCCCAGCGCAGCCACCACCCCCAGCATCACCGCCACGCCCAGCCCCCGCCGCCGGAGCAGCGCCGCCAGCATGGGCCGCGCCGACGCCCCCGTCGCGCTGGTATAG
- the TSPAN31 gene encoding tetraspanin-31 isoform X2, which translates to MVCGGFACSKNALCALNVVYMFGISCSCLAINRSKQTDVINASWWVMSNKTRDELERSFDCCGLFNLTTLYQQDSAFCTAICKSRSSTCQMCGEKFLKHSDEALKILGGVGLFFSFTEILGVWLAMRFRNQKDPRANPSAFL; encoded by the exons ATGGTTTGCGGTGGCTTTGCCTGCTCCAAGAATGCACTGTGCGCTCTCAACGTGGTCTACATG TTTGGAATCTCTTGCTCATGTCTGGCCATTAACCGAAGTAAACAG acAGATGTCATCAATGCTTCTTGGTGGGTCATGAGCAACAAGACCCGGGACGAACTGGAAAGAAGttttgattgctgtggcttgTTCAACCTTACGACCCTGTACCAACAGGATTCTGCTTTCTGCACTGCA ATCTGTAAGAGCCGGAGCTCCACGTGCCAGATGTGTGGAGAAAAGTTTCTGAAGCATTCAGATGAAGCCCTGAAAATCCTGGGGGGTGTTGGACTCTTCTTCAGCTTTACAGAG ATTCTTGGTGTTTGGCTAGCAATGAGATTTCGGAATCAGAAGGATCCTCGAGCTAACCCCAGTGCCTTTCTATAA
- the TSPAN31 gene encoding tetraspanin-31 isoform X1, producing MVCGGFACSKNALCALNVVYMLVGLLLIGVAAWGKGLGLVSSIHIIGGVIAVGVFLLLIAVAGLVGAINHHQVLLFFYMIILGLVFIFQFGISCSCLAINRSKQTDVINASWWVMSNKTRDELERSFDCCGLFNLTTLYQQDSAFCTAICKSRSSTCQMCGEKFLKHSDEALKILGGVGLFFSFTEILGVWLAMRFRNQKDPRANPSAFL from the exons ATGGTTTGCGGTGGCTTTGCCTGCTCCAAGAATGCACTGTGCGCTCTCAACGTGGTCTACATG CTGGTCGGCTTGTTGCTCATTGGAGTGGCTGCTTGGGGTAAGGGTCTGGGTCTGGTGTCCAGCATCCACATCATTGGAGGAGTCATTGCTGTGGGAGTCTTCCTTCTTCTCATCGCCGTGGCTGGCCTGGTGGGTGCCATCAACCACCACCAAGTACTGCTGTTCTTT TACATGATCATCCTTGGTTTGGTCTTCATCTTCCAGTTTGGAATCTCTTGCTCATGTCTGGCCATTAACCGAAGTAAACAG acAGATGTCATCAATGCTTCTTGGTGGGTCATGAGCAACAAGACCCGGGACGAACTGGAAAGAAGttttgattgctgtggcttgTTCAACCTTACGACCCTGTACCAACAGGATTCTGCTTTCTGCACTGCA ATCTGTAAGAGCCGGAGCTCCACGTGCCAGATGTGTGGAGAAAAGTTTCTGAAGCATTCAGATGAAGCCCTGAAAATCCTGGGGGGTGTTGGACTCTTCTTCAGCTTTACAGAG ATTCTTGGTGTTTGGCTAGCAATGAGATTTCGGAATCAGAAGGATCCTCGAGCTAACCCCAGTGCCTTTCTATAA